In Ananas comosus cultivar F153 linkage group 10, ASM154086v1, whole genome shotgun sequence, the following proteins share a genomic window:
- the LOC109715967 gene encoding uncharacterized protein LOC109715967: MALKPTVALRALLVGGIAAFAKVAGAMKAAGGVKVGAAAAAMTAAATAAISGTKGGEKDHAKQDVK; the protein is encoded by the coding sequence ATGGCGCTCAAACCAACTGTGGCTCTACGGGCCCTCCTAGTCGGTGGGATAGCTGCATTTGCGAAGGTGGCCGGAGCGATGAAGGCCGCAGGAGGGGTGAAGGTGGGTGCAGCCGCAGCTGCCATGACAGCAGCGGCAACCGCAGCAATCTCAGGAACCAAAGGGGGAGAGAAGGATCATGCCAAACAGGATGTCAAGTGA
- the LOC109716692 gene encoding LOB domain-containing protein 25-like, translating into MRGGQACAACKHQRRRCWPGCALARHFPAERAAEFRSVHRLFGVSNLMRIHGAAPPHLRDHAVRAMVFEAEARRRDPVHGCLGLVRSLSARINAVAREIAAVRRQIDRHRTRDAFATGFPEEIGCSGALMKSIVVGSSEAAEPSLSSSPSTNYSMTFKPHCTVEDGVETRNYERYSEGSGTRR; encoded by the exons atGAGGGGGGGCCAGGCGTGCGCGGCGTGCAAGCACCAGCGGCGGCGGTGCTGGCCGGGGTGCGCGCTGGCGCGGCACTTCCCGGCGGAGCGCGCGGCGGAGTTCCGGAGCGTGCACCGGCTCTTCGGCGTGAGCAACCTCATGCGGATCCACGGCGCGGCGCCGCCGCACCTCCGCGACCACGCCGTGCGCGCCATGGTCTTCGAGGCCGAGGCGCGGCGCCGCGACCCCGTCCACGGCTGCCTCGGCCTCgtccgctccctctccgcccGGATCAACGCCGTCGCCCGCGAGATCGCCGCCGTCCGCCGCCAGATCGACCGCCACCGCACCCGCGACGCCTTCGCAACG GGTTTTCCCGAAGAGATCGGATGCAGTGGTGCGTTGATGAAGAGCATTGTGGTGGGATCttcggaggcggcggagccGAGTTTGAGTTCGAGTCCGAGTACTAACTATTCGATGACCTTCAAACCGCATTGCACCGTGGAAGATGGAGTTGAAACTAGAAACTA TGAGAGATACTCAGAAGGTTCGGGAACGCGAAGGTGA
- the LOC109716324 gene encoding transmembrane 9 superfamily member 7-like translates to MGNAREIAGLLIVLLVAVAPTRAFYLPGVAPRDFQLDDELQVKVNKLSSTKTQLPYDYYFLEYCKPLKIVNSAENLGEVLRGDRIENSVYAFKMGRDENCKVACRVKLNQEAAKNFKEKIDDEYRVNMILDNLPVAVPRQRTDASQATSYEHGFRVGLKSKDGKYYINNHLSFKVRYHKDQESEDARIVGFEVIPISVKHEYNDWDDKNPRLVTCNPNTKITPGSNNLQEVAADTHIVFSYDVTFQPSEIKWASRWDTYLLMNDDQIHWFSIINSLMIVLFLSGMVAMIMLRTLYKDIANYNQLDSQDEAQEETGWKLLHGDVFRPPVHSGLLCVYVGSGVQFFGMTLVTMIFALLGFLSPSNRGGLMTAMVLLWVFMGLFAGYASARLYKMFKGTDWKKITLKTAFMFPGIIFTIFFFLNALIWGEKSSGAVPFGTMFALVLLWFGISVPLVFAGSFLGYKKPAIEDPVKTNKIPRQIPEQAWYMQPLFSILVGGILPFGAVFIELFFILTSIWLNQFYYIFGFLFIVFLILLVTCAEITIVLCYFQLCSEDYHWWWRAYLTAGSSAIYLFAYSIFYFFTKLEITKVVSGILYFGYMLIGSYAFFVLTGTIGFYSCFWFVRKIYSSVKID, encoded by the exons ATGGGGAACGCTCGTGAGATCGCGGGGCTCCTCATCGTCCTCCTCGTCGCGGTTGCTCCGACGCGCGCCTTCTATCTCCCCGGAGTCGCTCCTCGCGATTTCCAGCTG GATGATGAACTGCAGGTTAAAGTGAATAAACTTTCATCAACAAAGACACAACTTCCATATGATTACTATTTCTTGGAGTATTGTAAGCCTCTAAAGATAGTGAACAGTGCTGAGAATTTGGGAGAGGTCCTTCGTGGTGACCGGATTGAGAATTCTGTATATGCA TTCAAAATGGGAAGGGATGAGAACTGCAAAGTAGCTTGTCGGGTGAAGCTCAATCAAGAAGCTGCAAagaatttcaaagaaaagattGATGATGAATATCGTGTGAACAT GATCTTGGATAACCTTCCTGTTGCAGTTCCTCGACAAAGGACAGATGCAAGCCAAGCAACAAGCTATGAACATGGTTTTAGAGTTGGTCTTAAG AGTAAGGATGGCAAGTATTACATAAATAACCACCTGAGTTTCAAGGTCAGGTACCATAAGGACCAAGAATCTGAGGATGCTCGTATTGTTGGTTTTGAGGTGATTCCAATCAG TGTAAAGCATGAATACAACGACTGGGACGATAAGAATCCTAGATTGGTAACGTGCAACCCCAACACGAAGATAACTCCTGGCAGCAATAACCTGCAGGAAGTAGCTGCTGACACGCACATCGTATTCTCGTACGATGTCACCTTTCAG CCCAGCGAAATCAAATGGGCGTCTCGTTGGGACACGTACCTCCTCATGAACGATGATCAGATTCACTGGTTCTCGATCATCAACTCATTAATGATCGTCCTATTCCTCTCCGGCATGGTTGCCATGATCATGTTAAGAACTCTTTATAAAGATATTGCAAACTACAATCAGCTCGATAGTCAAGATGAAGCCCAGGAGGAGACTGGGTGGAAACTACTTCATGGTGACGTATTCAGGCCGCCTGTCCACTCCGGCCTTCTCTGTGTATATGTTGGGTCGGGCGTTCAGTTTTTCGGGATGACACTAGTCACTATGATATTTGCCCTACTAGGTTTCCTCTCTCCCTCCAACCGCGGGGGCCTAATGACTGCCATGGTTCTTCTCTGGGTCTTTATGGGCCTGTTTGCTGGATATGCGTCAGCCCGTCTCTATAAAATGTTCAAAGGCACTGACTGGAAGAAAATAACACTTAAAACTGCGTTCATGTTCCCCGGCATCATCTTCACCatattcttctttttaaatGCTTTAATCTGGGGGGAGAAGTCATCGGGTGCAGTTCCTTTTGGGACCATGTTTGCCCTAGTTCTACTATGGTTTGGTATTTCTGTGCCATTAGTCTTTGCTGGAAGCTTCCTCGGATACAAGAAACCGGCAATTGAGGATCCTGTGAAAACCAACAAAATCCCTAGGCAAATCCCTGAGCAGGCATGGTACATGCAGCCATTGTTCTCCATCCTGGTTGGCGGTATTCTCCCCTTCGGCGCTGTTTTCATCGAGCTCTTCTTTATCCTCACATCCATCTGGCTGAACCAATTCTACTACATCTTCGGGTTCCTCTTTATAGTATTCCTTATTCTTCTTGTGACGTGTGCGGAGATCACGATCGTTCTTTGCTACTTCCAACTGTGCAGCGAGGACTACCACTGGTGGTGGAGGGCGTATTTGACTGCAGGTTCCTCCGCAATTTACCTCTTTGCCTACTCAATCTTCTATTTCTTCACGAAGCTGGAGATCACAAAGGTCGTTTCGGGCATTCTCTACTTTGGGTACATGTTGATCGGGTCCTATGCTTTCTTCGTTCTCACAGGGACTATTGGCTTCTACTCGTGCTTCTGGTTTGTGCGGAAAATCTATTCCTCTGTGAAGATCGATTGA